The genome window GAGTCGCTGGGCGGCGTAGAGAGTCTCACCAATCACCCGTTCAGCATGACCCACGGGTCGGTGCCGGCCGACATCAAGATTGCCATGGGACTGAACGACGGCATGGTCCGCCTCTCCTGCGGCATCGAAGACGCCGAGGATCTGATCGCCGATCTCGACGGGGCGCTGGAAGGGATCTGATCCCAATTCCCGCCTGCGTGGAACTTGAGCACCCTCCCGCCGTAGGGAGGGTGTCTCCAGCCCCCTGATTATGCCCGCCACACCGCTTACGCAGATCTCGTCGGTCACCTGGGAGCATCCGGCCGACCGAGCCGCCCTGCAGACGCTGCGCGCCCTCCCGGGATTTGACGAGGTCGTTCGCAAGATCGCCAGCGTCTTCGGCGAGCGCGGCGTCCGCAATCTCTTCCTCGGCGACGCCGTCCTGGTCGGTCCGACGCAGCGCCCCATGCTGCACGCGCTCTATCACGACGTGCTCCAGGCGCTCGACTGGCCAAATACCGGTCACCCGGTCCCCCAGTTGTACGTGGCGCAGAACCCGATCGCCAATGCCGGCGCGGTCGGCTTCGACCAGCCCTTCATCGTGATCAACTCGGGCGTGCTCGAGCTGCTCGAGCCGGAGGAGCAGCGCTTCATCCTGGCGCAGCAGCTTGGCCACATCATGACGGGGCGCACCACGTATCGCACGATTGCGTTGATTGTGCTCTTCTTCGGCATGAGCGCGCTGCCGCTGCTGGCGTCGATCGCGCTGCTGCCCTTTCAGCTCGCGCTGCTCGAGTGGTATCGCAAGTCGGAGCTCTCGGCCGACCGCGCTGGCATGCTCGGCACGCAGGACCCGCGCGCCAGCCTGATGACCTTCCTCAAGCTGGCGGGCGGTCGTGCCTACGGTGACACGATCGACCTCGACGCCTATCTCGCGCAGGCCGCCGAGTACGAAGTTGGCGGAACGGCATGGGACAACGTGATCAAAGCGCTGAACACGGCGCTCCGCGAACATCCGTTCCATACCGTCCGCGCCGGTGAGTTGCAGCGCTGGCAGCAGTCGGGGGACTACACACGCATCGTCGTTGGCGAGTACATCCGCCGCGGCAGTGAAGCCGAGCGTCCGTTGCGCGATGACCTGCGCGACGCGAAGGA of Gemmatimonas sp. contains these proteins:
- a CDS encoding M48 family metallopeptidase is translated as MPATPLTQISSVTWEHPADRAALQTLRALPGFDEVVRKIASVFGERGVRNLFLGDAVLVGPTQRPMLHALYHDVLQALDWPNTGHPVPQLYVAQNPIANAGAVGFDQPFIVINSGVLELLEPEEQRFILAQQLGHIMTGRTTYRTIALIVLFFGMSALPLLASIALLPFQLALLEWYRKSELSADRAGMLGTQDPRASLMTFLKLAGGRAYGDTIDLDAYLAQAAEYEVGGTAWDNVIKALNTALREHPFHTVRAGELQRWQQSGDYTRIVVGEYIRRGSEAERPLRDDLRDAKDYYAEKAKAAAETVGDVINRAADAFRDAFKTAASAASMGDDMPPPPPPASPPPPPAPEPPVGV